A part of Cystobacter ferrugineus genomic DNA contains:
- a CDS encoding aldehyde dehydrogenase family protein, which yields MERIDQIYIDGAFVTPHGDEWFNLFNPATEEVIGQVRLADAEDARRAIAAARRAFPAFSRTTRADRLAMLERMRAAVAAHEDELLEAIVREYGAPAARSRWMASYAHQVIAAAAEVLAHYDFERQAGTARVVMQPLGVAGLITPWNSDAGFICGKLATALAAGCTAVIKPSEMSALQTRIVTQALHEAGLPPGVFNIVTGRGEVVGAEISASPDVAKISFTGSTTVGKAILRAGAETLKRVTLELGGKSPMVVLDDADFATAVPLAVQAGFMNSGQACIAGTRILVPASRKAEFEALLAREVSATKSGDPRDADTAIGPMVSAKQWERVQRYIRLGLSEGARLLVGGEGRPEGMKRGWCVKPTVFTDVRNDMTIAREEIFGPVLSLITYRDEDEAVAIANDTLYGLHAYVVSGDPQRGARVAARLEAGRVLVNTLAHEPKAPFGGFKQSGIGRENGPYGLEAYLEPKAMVVAA from the coding sequence ATGGAACGCATCGACCAGATCTACATCGACGGCGCCTTCGTCACCCCGCACGGGGACGAGTGGTTCAACCTGTTCAACCCCGCCACCGAGGAGGTGATCGGCCAGGTGCGACTGGCCGATGCCGAGGACGCACGTCGCGCCATCGCCGCGGCCAGACGCGCCTTCCCGGCGTTCTCCCGCACGACCCGGGCCGATCGCCTCGCGATGCTCGAGCGCATGCGGGCGGCGGTGGCCGCGCACGAGGACGAGCTGCTCGAGGCCATCGTTCGCGAGTACGGCGCACCGGCGGCGCGCTCTCGCTGGATGGCGAGTTATGCCCACCAGGTGATCGCCGCGGCGGCCGAGGTGCTGGCGCACTACGACTTCGAGCGCCAGGCTGGCACCGCGCGGGTGGTGATGCAGCCGCTGGGCGTGGCCGGCCTGATCACTCCCTGGAACAGCGACGCCGGCTTCATCTGCGGCAAGCTGGCCACCGCGCTGGCCGCCGGCTGCACCGCGGTGATCAAGCCCAGTGAGATGAGCGCACTCCAGACGCGCATCGTCACCCAGGCGCTGCACGAGGCCGGCCTGCCGCCCGGTGTGTTCAACATCGTCACCGGGCGCGGTGAGGTGGTGGGCGCGGAGATCAGCGCCTCGCCGGACGTGGCCAAGATCTCGTTCACCGGTTCGACCACGGTGGGCAAGGCCATCCTTCGCGCCGGGGCGGAAACCCTGAAACGGGTGACGCTGGAGCTGGGCGGCAAGTCGCCCATGGTGGTGTTGGACGATGCCGACTTCGCCACCGCGGTGCCCCTGGCGGTGCAGGCCGGGTTCATGAACAGCGGACAGGCCTGCATCGCCGGCACCCGCATCCTGGTCCCGGCCTCCCGGAAGGCCGAGTTCGAAGCGTTGCTCGCCCGCGAGGTGAGCGCGACGAAGTCCGGCGATCCGCGCGACGCCGACACCGCCATCGGCCCCATGGTGAGCGCGAAGCAGTGGGAGCGCGTGCAGCGCTACATCCGCCTCGGCCTCAGCGAAGGCGCGCGCCTGCTGGTCGGCGGCGAAGGCCGGCCCGAGGGCATGAAGCGTGGTTGGTGCGTGAAGCCCACCGTGTTCACCGACGTGCGCAACGACATGACCATCGCGCGCGAGGAGATCTTCGGGCCGGTGTTGTCGCTCATCACCTACCGCGACGAGGACGAGGCGGTGGCCATCGCCAACGACACGCTCTACGGCCTGCACGCCTACGTGGTCTCCGGCGATCCCCAGCGTGGCGCGCGAGTGGCCGCTCGGCTCGAGGCCGGCCGCGTCCTGGTCAATACCCTCGCCCACGAGCCCAAGGCTCCATTCGGTGGCTTCAAGCAGTCCGGCATCGGCCGCGAGAACGGCCCCTATGGACTGGAGGCCTACCTGGAACCGAAGGCCATGGTGGTGGCGGCGTAG
- the holB gene encoding DNA polymerase III subunit delta', translated as MTLASVVGQPRAIDALQSALRSGSVHHAYLFAGPEGVGKELTAVGLAQALTCPEQPDVGCGTCSSCTRISKGAHPDVSWLMPDAERVDRGLAGRSDFATTPSRDIRVDQIRALLERICLRGLESKRKVAIVVDAHQMNTQAQNAFLKTLEEPPADTTLILLASAPDKLLPTIRSRCSKVSFGPLPVELVAERLQKERELDAPTAMLAAVMAGGSLGRAMALDLKALAARQDVIRSFEALKPGDVSAMLRWAATFGESREDAEQALSILSLWTRDVAMAKVGGERLANRDLDALAHEVAARTHESMLHRRHALLDKARATIVERNGSPRLQLERMLIELLEGR; from the coding sequence ATGACGTTGGCATCGGTCGTCGGACAGCCACGCGCCATCGACGCGCTCCAGTCGGCGCTGCGGAGTGGCTCGGTTCATCACGCCTACCTCTTCGCCGGGCCCGAGGGCGTGGGCAAGGAGCTCACCGCCGTGGGGCTCGCCCAGGCGCTCACCTGTCCCGAACAGCCCGACGTGGGCTGTGGCACCTGCTCGAGCTGCACCCGCATCTCCAAGGGCGCCCACCCGGACGTGTCCTGGCTCATGCCCGACGCCGAGCGCGTGGATCGCGGCCTCGCGGGCCGCTCGGACTTCGCCACCACGCCCAGCCGCGACATCCGCGTGGATCAGATCCGCGCCCTGCTCGAGCGCATCTGCCTGCGGGGCCTGGAGTCCAAGCGCAAGGTGGCCATCGTGGTGGACGCGCACCAGATGAACACCCAGGCGCAGAACGCCTTCCTCAAGACGCTCGAGGAGCCCCCCGCGGACACCACGCTCATCCTGCTGGCCTCGGCGCCGGACAAGCTGCTGCCCACCATCCGCAGCCGCTGCTCCAAGGTGTCCTTCGGCCCGCTGCCCGTGGAGCTCGTGGCCGAGCGCCTCCAGAAGGAGCGCGAGCTGGACGCGCCGACGGCCATGCTCGCGGCGGTGATGGCCGGGGGCAGCCTGGGCCGGGCCATGGCGTTGGACTTGAAGGCGCTCGCGGCCCGTCAGGACGTCATCCGCTCGTTCGAGGCGCTCAAGCCCGGAGACGTGAGCGCGATGCTGCGCTGGGCCGCCACGTTCGGCGAGTCGCGCGAGGACGCGGAGCAGGCGCTCTCCATCCTCTCGCTGTGGACGCGCGACGTGGCGATGGCGAAGGTGGGGGGCGAGCGCCTGGCCAACCGGGACCTGGACGCGCTCGCGCACGAGGTGGCGGCGCGCACGCACGAGTCGATGCTCCACCGGCGGCACGCGCTGCTGGACAAGGCGCGGGCGACCATCGTGGAGCGCAACGGCTCGCCCCGGCTGCAACTGGAGCGGATGCTCATTGAATTGCTGGAGGGGCGATGA
- a CDS encoding LysR family transcriptional regulator: MHRTGLIELETVLAVARHGSFRAAARQLGMSTSAVSSAVAGLEARLKARLFHRTTRSVALTEAGQRYVQRIAPAVAEIRGANEEINSQPEAPSGTLRINAPRDAVQMIFEPLLLEYLHRHPRMKLDIVSESRPIDIVADGFDAGIRLAEAVPQDMVSVPLSDDLRMVVVGSPAYFAEHGKPRTPDELTGHAAIRMRFSHGGLYRWELERRGEALEIDLPPRLILSEPRAALQAVRAGLGVAFLSEWHLSEDLASGRLVTVLDDWCPPFPGLRLYYPRHRYVPAGLKALVELIREKNLGRRAAR, from the coding sequence ATGCACCGCACAGGGCTGATCGAACTGGAGACCGTGCTCGCCGTCGCCCGGCACGGCAGCTTCCGCGCCGCCGCCAGGCAACTGGGCATGTCCACCTCGGCTGTCAGCAGCGCGGTGGCTGGGCTGGAGGCTCGGCTGAAGGCGCGCTTGTTCCACCGCACCACCCGCAGCGTGGCGTTGACCGAGGCTGGCCAGCGCTACGTGCAGCGCATCGCCCCGGCGGTGGCCGAGATCCGCGGCGCCAACGAGGAAATCAACAGCCAGCCCGAGGCCCCGTCCGGCACGTTGCGAATCAACGCGCCGAGGGATGCGGTGCAGATGATCTTCGAGCCCTTGCTGCTCGAGTACCTGCACCGCCATCCGCGGATGAAGCTGGACATCGTCAGCGAGTCGAGGCCGATCGACATCGTCGCCGACGGTTTCGACGCCGGCATCCGCCTGGCCGAAGCGGTGCCTCAGGACATGGTCTCCGTGCCGCTCAGCGACGACTTGCGCATGGTCGTCGTCGGCTCGCCCGCTTATTTCGCGGAACACGGCAAGCCACGAACACCGGACGAGCTGACTGGCCACGCCGCCATCCGCATGCGGTTTTCGCACGGAGGTCTGTATCGCTGGGAATTGGAGCGCCGTGGCGAGGCACTGGAGATCGACCTGCCGCCGCGGCTGATCCTCAGCGAGCCGCGCGCCGCGCTCCAGGCGGTCCGCGCGGGGCTCGGCGTGGCGTTCCTGTCCGAGTGGCACCTCTCCGAGGACCTGGCCAGTGGCCGCCTGGTGACCGTGCTGGACGACTGGTGCCCCCCCTTTCCAGGCCTTCGTCTGTATTACCCCAGACACCGGTACGTCCCGGCGGGATTGAAGGCGCTGGTGGAGCTGATTCGCGAGAAGAACCTCGGCCGCCGCGCCGCGCGCTGA
- a CDS encoding lipoxygenase family protein, whose amino-acid sequence MSVEYKIKVRTGSRLGSGTDADISVVLVGSLGESERYVLDKRFHNDFEAGAEDVYTFKTQDIGELLLLRFTNSAGLASDWLLDFADVTSGDKSWHFPYYRWVLGNTTAEVLEGSAGLPQNVRHARMAEARRAQLDNRKKMYPWRPAEATAQLPGALDISKERPLPKDELYRGLTEGSYAGVIAKTMATIRLHLPLLADAWNGLVDTLGILKYLELPKLAERWQDDHEFARQAVQGVNPLHITSITALPEGMPLTDHEVRGLLSPGTSLAEALAAKRVFLIDFEVLEGIPMFRKVNEHGVEERRWAPPSRCLLYLEDSQRLRPLAIQLGRDPVKDPVFTPNDSEADWLAAKIYLRCSEGNAHQMVAHALRTHFVVEPFVMATMRNLPDPHPVYKLMRRHFRYTLAINDGARKGLLDEGGVFDDFIATGGPDKGHIKLGQKGFQRWKLADNKPRQDFEHRGVLDPAILPDYPYRDDALPLWDALAEFVSGVLAPFYKSDADLVNDSEIQAWWADLIEHGIPVDKMPCARLERVADLADILTTVLYTGSVHHAAVNYLQYEHYAFVPNAPLCMRKPPPTQKGVLRKEDISEMIPTQSQTLWQVAIGRALASFGEDEEFLLNEGGWRETYFQEPEFLAVRERLYERLRAQVDVVKARNAKRDVPYTVIQADKIPCGITV is encoded by the coding sequence ATGAGCGTGGAATACAAGATCAAGGTTCGCACGGGGTCTCGTCTGGGGTCGGGGACGGACGCCGACATCAGTGTTGTCCTGGTGGGCTCGTTGGGAGAGAGCGAGCGGTACGTCCTGGACAAGCGCTTCCACAATGACTTCGAGGCGGGAGCGGAGGACGTCTATACGTTCAAGACCCAGGATATTGGTGAGCTGCTCCTGCTGCGCTTCACCAATTCCGCGGGTCTGGCGAGTGACTGGCTCCTCGACTTCGCCGATGTCACCTCGGGAGACAAGAGCTGGCACTTCCCGTACTACCGCTGGGTCCTGGGCAACACGACGGCCGAGGTGCTCGAGGGCTCGGCCGGGCTGCCCCAGAACGTGCGTCACGCGCGGATGGCGGAGGCCCGCCGCGCGCAGCTCGACAACCGCAAGAAGATGTACCCCTGGCGCCCCGCCGAGGCGACCGCCCAGTTGCCCGGCGCGCTCGATATCAGCAAGGAGCGCCCACTGCCCAAGGACGAGCTCTACCGGGGTCTGACCGAGGGCAGCTACGCGGGCGTCATCGCCAAGACGATGGCCACGATCCGGCTGCACCTGCCCCTCCTGGCCGATGCCTGGAATGGGTTGGTGGATACTCTTGGCATTCTCAAATACCTGGAGTTGCCCAAGCTCGCCGAGCGCTGGCAGGACGACCACGAGTTCGCGCGGCAGGCCGTCCAGGGCGTCAATCCGCTCCACATCACCAGCATCACCGCCCTGCCCGAGGGAATGCCGCTCACGGACCACGAGGTCCGGGGACTCCTGTCGCCGGGCACCTCGCTGGCGGAAGCGCTCGCGGCCAAACGGGTGTTCCTGATCGACTTCGAGGTGCTCGAGGGCATTCCCATGTTCCGCAAGGTCAACGAGCACGGGGTCGAGGAGCGGCGCTGGGCGCCCCCATCCCGGTGCCTGCTCTACCTCGAGGACTCCCAGCGGCTGCGTCCGCTCGCGATCCAGCTAGGCAGGGATCCAGTGAAGGATCCCGTGTTCACCCCGAATGATTCCGAGGCGGATTGGCTCGCGGCGAAGATCTACCTGCGCTGCAGCGAGGGCAACGCCCACCAGATGGTCGCGCATGCGCTGCGCACGCACTTCGTGGTGGAGCCGTTCGTCATGGCGACGATGCGCAACCTGCCGGATCCACACCCCGTCTACAAGCTGATGCGCCGCCACTTCCGCTACACGCTCGCCATCAACGATGGGGCGCGCAAGGGCTTGCTCGACGAGGGAGGCGTATTCGATGACTTCATCGCCACCGGTGGTCCGGACAAGGGACACATCAAGCTGGGCCAGAAGGGGTTCCAGCGCTGGAAGCTGGCGGACAACAAGCCGCGCCAGGACTTCGAGCACCGGGGCGTGCTCGACCCCGCGATCCTCCCCGACTATCCGTACCGGGACGATGCCCTGCCGCTGTGGGACGCGCTCGCGGAGTTCGTGAGCGGTGTGCTCGCCCCCTTCTACAAGTCCGACGCCGACCTCGTGAACGATTCCGAGATCCAGGCCTGGTGGGCTGATCTCATCGAGCACGGCATCCCGGTCGACAAGATGCCCTGCGCCAGGCTCGAGCGTGTCGCGGATCTCGCCGACATCCTCACCACCGTGCTCTACACGGGGAGCGTCCACCATGCGGCGGTGAACTACCTTCAGTACGAGCACTATGCCTTCGTCCCCAACGCGCCGCTGTGCATGCGCAAGCCTCCCCCGACGCAAAAGGGCGTGCTGCGCAAGGAAGACATCTCCGAGATGATTCCGACCCAATCCCAGACACTCTGGCAGGTCGCCATCGGACGCGCGCTCGCCAGCTTCGGCGAGGACGAGGAGTTCCTGCTCAACGAGGGCGGGTGGCGCGAGACCTACTTCCAGGAGCCCGAGTTCCTCGCCGTCCGGGAGCGGCTCTACGAGCGGTTGCGTGCCCAGGTCGACGTGGTGAAGGCCCGCAACGCGAAGCGCGACGTGCCCTACACCGTCATTCAAGCCGACAAGATTCCCTGCGGCATCACCGTCTGA
- a CDS encoding cytochrome P450 encodes MPNVLSRGIFNLFFGARRKGLESLPGPQPGIIGTAGDFLGSMPWNVCARYGREYGGVTLIWLGGTPALVLNDPELIAQVLDSRQTEFEKGSLRQELTPTTTEHSIFIAEHRGDWALKRQQDPFVQGWSPDWLAAQVAPMQAAVARAVDALIAKGEKVDLAPVLRRLTFDVFAVAGMGETPPDSVYEDFMLLAKGADARIQAKIPLRFVSLPKGFEQAQERFYRFFEERLTALRKSPKPGAVDLMSWMLREMPGFDDAWLARHVALMFYGGVFSSSTSLVGAFHQLQKHPEAEARLAAEAADFAGGPPTLERLNAARWVEAVTLEALRLLPAVRVFTRSPAAEMKLAGATLPAGTTIMISNQHLHRDPKHWTHPDSFEPTRWLDGGTARDPIGSGHFFPFGRGPRMCVATDFAMVFLRTAVATIAARARVQVQSTEPFEEGFFFGVVLPKDVQTRFVAR; translated from the coding sequence GTGCCCAACGTGTTGTCGCGAGGTATCTTCAATCTGTTCTTTGGTGCCCGGCGCAAGGGCCTGGAGTCCCTGCCCGGCCCGCAGCCTGGAATCATCGGCACCGCGGGAGACTTCCTCGGCTCCATGCCCTGGAATGTCTGCGCCCGGTATGGCCGGGAGTATGGTGGCGTCACCCTGATCTGGCTGGGCGGCACTCCGGCCCTGGTGCTCAACGATCCCGAGCTCATCGCGCAGGTGCTCGACTCGCGCCAGACGGAGTTCGAGAAGGGCTCGCTTCGCCAGGAGCTCACGCCGACCACGACGGAGCACTCGATCTTCATCGCGGAGCATCGGGGGGACTGGGCCCTCAAACGGCAGCAGGATCCCTTCGTCCAGGGCTGGTCTCCGGACTGGCTGGCCGCCCAGGTCGCCCCCATGCAGGCCGCGGTCGCACGAGCCGTGGATGCGCTCATCGCCAAGGGGGAGAAGGTCGATCTCGCGCCCGTGCTGCGCCGGCTGACGTTCGACGTCTTCGCCGTCGCCGGCATGGGCGAGACGCCACCGGACTCGGTGTACGAGGACTTCATGCTGCTCGCCAAGGGCGCGGACGCCCGGATCCAGGCCAAGATCCCCTTGCGGTTCGTCTCGCTGCCCAAGGGCTTCGAACAGGCCCAAGAGCGGTTCTACCGGTTCTTCGAGGAGCGCCTCACCGCCTTGCGCAAGTCACCCAAGCCGGGTGCCGTGGATTTGATGTCGTGGATGCTGCGCGAGATGCCCGGCTTCGATGACGCGTGGCTGGCGCGCCACGTCGCGTTGATGTTCTACGGCGGTGTCTTCTCGTCGAGCACCAGCCTGGTGGGCGCGTTCCACCAGCTCCAGAAGCACCCCGAGGCCGAGGCGCGTCTGGCGGCCGAGGCGGCCGACTTCGCCGGAGGACCACCCACGCTGGAGCGTTTGAACGCCGCGCGCTGGGTCGAGGCCGTCACCCTCGAGGCGCTGCGGCTCCTTCCCGCCGTCCGTGTCTTCACCCGCAGCCCGGCCGCGGAGATGAAGTTAGCCGGGGCCACGTTGCCCGCGGGGACGACGATCATGATCTCGAACCAGCACCTGCACCGTGACCCCAAGCACTGGACCCACCCGGACAGCTTCGAGCCCACGCGGTGGCTGGACGGAGGGACGGCGCGAGACCCCATCGGCAGCGGCCACTTCTTTCCATTCGGGCGGGGCCCGCGCATGTGCGTGGCCACCGACTTCGCCATGGTGTTCCTGCGCACGGCCGTGGCGACGATCGCGGCGCGCGCCAGGGTCCAGGTCCAGTCGACGGAGCCCTTCGAGGAAGGCTTCTTCTTTGGCGTGGTGCTCCCCAAGGACGTCCAGACGCGGTTCGTCGCGCGTTGA
- a CDS encoding NAD(P)/FAD-dependent oxidoreductase, which translates to MNQKIVIAGSGFAGMWAAISAARAVSLAGKQNQVEVMVVSPTPQLHIRPRLYEAVIENMAPDIAPLLEAIGVRHLAGTVEAIHADRREVEVLGTDGERVTLPYDRFVLAAGSRLFMPNVPGLKEHAFNVDQLASASALEKHLKALAHKPETAARNTVVVAGGGFTGIETVAEMPQRLRDILGQDAKIRVVVLEQAPAIGPDLGPVPRPVIEEALAECGVEVITSTGAVAIDAEGVTTSTGERIETHTVVWTAGARANPLAAQINGEHDRFGRVHADQYLRAKGAEGIFVTGDVAMVATDDEGHLAAMSCQHAVILGRVAGHNAAAELVGLPTHPYSQPKYVTCLDLGPWGALYTEGWDRQVKLTREAGKALKREINTQWIYPPKADRHAAFAVANPDFVIAA; encoded by the coding sequence ATGAACCAGAAGATCGTCATCGCGGGCTCGGGTTTCGCTGGCATGTGGGCAGCCATTTCCGCCGCGCGCGCCGTGTCGCTGGCTGGCAAGCAGAACCAGGTGGAAGTCATGGTCGTGTCGCCGACCCCCCAGCTCCACATCCGCCCGCGCCTCTATGAAGCGGTAATCGAGAACATGGCGCCGGACATCGCACCACTGCTCGAGGCGATTGGCGTTCGCCACCTCGCCGGCACCGTCGAGGCGATCCATGCCGACCGGCGTGAAGTCGAAGTGCTCGGCACCGATGGCGAACGCGTGACGCTGCCCTATGACCGCTTCGTGTTGGCGGCCGGCAGCCGCCTGTTCATGCCGAACGTGCCCGGGCTCAAGGAGCACGCCTTCAACGTCGACCAACTGGCGAGCGCGAGCGCTCTCGAGAAGCACCTGAAGGCGCTCGCCCACAAGCCGGAGACGGCCGCCCGGAACACGGTGGTGGTCGCGGGCGGTGGCTTCACCGGCATCGAGACGGTGGCCGAGATGCCCCAGCGGCTGCGCGACATCCTCGGCCAGGACGCGAAGATCCGGGTCGTGGTGCTGGAACAGGCGCCCGCCATCGGCCCCGATCTCGGGCCGGTTCCACGCCCGGTGATCGAGGAGGCCCTGGCCGAGTGCGGCGTGGAGGTGATCACCTCCACCGGAGCCGTGGCGATCGACGCGGAGGGTGTCACCACGTCCACCGGCGAGCGGATCGAGACCCACACGGTGGTCTGGACGGCCGGCGCGAGAGCCAACCCTCTCGCCGCGCAGATCAACGGCGAGCACGACCGCTTCGGCCGGGTCCATGCCGACCAGTATCTGCGCGCCAAGGGCGCCGAGGGCATCTTCGTCACCGGGGATGTGGCGATGGTCGCGACCGACGATGAAGGCCACCTCGCGGCGATGTCCTGCCAGCACGCGGTGATCCTCGGGCGCGTCGCCGGCCACAACGCCGCCGCCGAGCTGGTCGGTCTGCCGACCCACCCGTACAGCCAGCCGAAGTACGTCACCTGCCTCGATCTCGGACCCTGGGGCGCGCTCTACACCGAGGGATGGGACCGCCAGGTGAAGCTGACGCGTGAAGCGGGCAAGGCGCTCAAGCGCGAGATCAACACCCAGTGGATCTACCCGCCCAAGGCGGATCGCCATGCCGCATTCGCGGTCGCCAATCCGGACTTCGTGATCGCTGCCTGA
- a CDS encoding RrF2 family transcriptional regulator, translating to MAHLTTSVEYGIHCLLWLVDAGDTPLSTRDLAELQGVSPTFLAKIFPKLEKAGIVAASEGVRGGYRLAKAPEDISFLEIVDALEGDKPLFDCQQIRGRCAVFEGNPPSWAMAGVCAIHAVMLRAEKAMRDTLAKESLADVAKTFGRKAPPEFTNDVQKWIEDRLKSRASTRKSRTHEEPS from the coding sequence ATGGCGCACCTGACCACAAGCGTTGAATACGGCATCCACTGCCTCCTCTGGCTGGTCGACGCGGGTGACACTCCGCTGAGCACCCGTGACCTGGCCGAGTTGCAGGGCGTGTCGCCCACCTTCCTCGCCAAGATATTCCCCAAGCTCGAGAAGGCGGGGATCGTCGCCGCGAGCGAGGGGGTGCGCGGCGGATACCGGCTCGCCAAGGCGCCGGAAGACATCAGCTTCCTGGAGATCGTCGATGCGCTCGAAGGCGACAAGCCGCTCTTCGACTGTCAGCAGATCCGCGGCCGTTGCGCCGTGTTCGAGGGCAACCCGCCTTCCTGGGCGATGGCGGGCGTCTGTGCGATCCATGCCGTGATGCTGCGCGCGGAGAAGGCGATGCGCGACACGTTGGCGAAGGAATCGCTCGCCGACGTCGCGAAGACTTTCGGCCGCAAAGCGCCGCCTGAGTTCACGAACGACGTCCAGAAATGGATCGAGGACCGGCTCAAGTCCCGTGCATCCACGCGGAAGTCGCGAACGCACGAAGAGCCCTCCTGA
- the holA gene encoding DNA polymerase III subunit delta has protein sequence MSAADIEDVLDEARAGKVVHPLYLLWGEEYLVRKGADELVKALLPDASAGLNFAVLDAGSPREVAQELATLPLFPGRKVVLVRDPEFLAPKKGRGNALGKAREAWTAGKRKEGARRLLALAARAGWGVAQLDPEAPGAPTAEEWKEELNVELAEADLLFLKEVAAFCREERISAPEGDASALLSLFEKGLPPGHTLVMAASDVDAKNPLVKLAADKGRLVERKVAARHKDLEIGPLAEEFLWPFKKKLSKAAADLLKERIGGNVRLLQSELEKLATYAEGSTIEAADVALLVAHTREEEFFELSEALQNRNLKAALDYTVDAMGQGVHGLQLLGAVASIVRGMLENHERLEKYAGGSVPRSFNDFKARVFPRVEEEAKAAKGKAPHPYAAFLAMQGAARYKRRELLDALVACAESDLSLKSSASGKLVIERLLWTVCAST, from the coding sequence ATGAGCGCGGCGGACATCGAGGACGTGCTGGACGAGGCCCGGGCGGGCAAGGTGGTGCACCCGCTCTACCTGCTGTGGGGCGAGGAGTACCTCGTGCGCAAGGGCGCGGACGAGCTGGTGAAGGCGCTCTTGCCGGATGCGTCCGCGGGGCTGAACTTCGCGGTGCTGGACGCGGGCTCGCCGCGCGAGGTGGCGCAGGAGCTGGCCACGCTGCCGCTGTTCCCCGGGCGCAAGGTGGTGCTGGTGCGCGACCCGGAGTTCCTCGCGCCGAAGAAGGGCCGGGGCAACGCGCTGGGCAAGGCGCGCGAGGCGTGGACGGCGGGCAAGCGCAAGGAGGGCGCGCGGCGGCTGCTCGCGCTGGCGGCCCGGGCGGGGTGGGGCGTGGCGCAGTTGGATCCGGAGGCTCCGGGAGCGCCCACGGCGGAGGAGTGGAAGGAGGAGCTCAACGTCGAGCTGGCGGAGGCGGATCTGCTCTTCCTGAAGGAAGTGGCCGCGTTCTGCCGCGAGGAGCGCATCAGCGCCCCCGAGGGAGATGCGAGCGCGCTCCTGTCCCTCTTCGAGAAGGGCCTGCCGCCGGGGCACACGCTGGTGATGGCGGCCTCGGACGTGGACGCGAAGAACCCGCTGGTGAAGCTCGCTGCGGACAAAGGCCGGCTCGTCGAGCGCAAGGTGGCCGCGCGGCACAAGGACCTGGAGATCGGCCCGCTCGCCGAGGAGTTCCTCTGGCCGTTCAAGAAGAAGCTGAGCAAGGCCGCGGCGGACCTGCTCAAGGAGCGCATCGGCGGCAACGTGCGGCTCTTGCAATCCGAGCTGGAGAAGCTGGCGACGTACGCGGAGGGCTCCACCATCGAGGCGGCGGACGTGGCGCTGCTGGTGGCGCACACGCGCGAGGAGGAGTTCTTCGAGCTGTCCGAGGCCCTGCAGAATCGCAACCTGAAGGCGGCGCTGGACTACACGGTGGATGCGATGGGGCAGGGGGTGCACGGGCTGCAACTGCTGGGCGCGGTGGCCTCCATCGTGCGCGGCATGCTGGAGAACCACGAGCGGCTGGAGAAGTACGCCGGGGGCTCGGTGCCGCGCTCGTTCAACGACTTCAAGGCGCGGGTGTTCCCCCGGGTGGAGGAGGAGGCCAAGGCGGCCAAGGGCAAGGCGCCGCATCCGTATGCGGCCTTCCTCGCGATGCAGGGGGCGGCCCGCTACAAGCGGCGCGAATTGCTCGATGCCCTGGTGGCATGCGCCGAGTCGGACCTGTCGCTCAAGTCCTCGGCGAGCGGCAAGCTCGTCATCGAGCGGCTGTTGTGGACCGTGTGCGCGAGCACTTGA